One Castanea sativa cultivar Marrone di Chiusa Pesio chromosome 4, ASM4071231v1 DNA window includes the following coding sequences:
- the LOC142632942 gene encoding cysteine-rich receptor-like protein kinase 44: MSPEYAMQGVFSIKSDVYSFGVLLLEIIAGKKNGTCYHDGLSPYLIEHVWDLWREGKATEIVDASLGGTYPANEVLRCIQIGLLGVQEHARDRPTMLTIVFMLGNDTPLPSPKQPAFISTSTNNNRDMLTSINEVSISEIDGR; encoded by the exons ATGTCACCAGAGTATGCAATGCAAGGAGTATTTTCAATAAAGTCTGATGTATATAGCTTCGGAGTGTTACTACTAGAGATAATTGCTGGTAAAAAGAATGGTACTTGTTACCATGATGGTCTCTCCCCATATTTGATTGAACAT GTTTGGGACCTATGGAGAGAAGGAAAAGCCACGGAAATTGTGGATGCATCACTAGGTGGGACATACCCTGCTAATGAAGTTTTGAGATGCATTCAAATTGGGCTTTTAGGTGTTCAAGAACATGCAAGAGATCGACCAACCATGTTAACAATTGTTTTCATGTTGGGTAATGACACACCTCTTCCTTCTCCAAAACAACCAGCATTTATTTCGACAAGTACTAACAATAATAGAGACATGTTAACTTCTATAAATGAAGTATCAATTTCTGAAATTGATGGTCGCTAA
- the LOC142632943 gene encoding G-type lectin S-receptor-like serine/threonine-protein kinase RKS1: MIMYFTKGFLLLHTLLVFLIPQFDTLQDILTISNPIRDGGDPLVSNGETFALGFFSPGESTNRYVGIWFYKAPEQPVVWVANRDNPINDNSGVFSINLHGNLVLYGEDQKQPIWSTNIVTKSNNNTTFARLIHSGNLMLLINETSEVLWESFNNPTDTLLPGMKLGLDRMKGLNRILTSWKAKDDPGIGNCSFILNTNSSYPELFLYKGNILWWRSGHWNGIGWSGIPTSSSNDSVMNFNLFDNQHETSTIWGLRYPDVSLLSRLVVNGSGSIQRFVSEISDQEWDILGTVPLDRCDNYGRCGAFGKCQVQNGTEFECTCLPGFEPRSPSEWSARNATSGCVKKHGRASICKSGEEFVKVENVKLPDSSFARVDEKLSLKECEQKCLENCSCTAYGGVDVKEEVGCMRWYGELMDTRVLDGGQNLYVRVDAFELDHFKGFFANKRRQAIMILALVVTSLLIFLCAHCLIKRKRKGKRQSFDSSNFEDFPSRREFDGSKRNSSFPVFDLRTIIAATDNFSTANELGKGGFGSVYKGLLQNRMEIAVKRLSKYSGQGVEEFKNEVALIAKLQHRNLVRILGCCIQGEEKMLVYEYLPNKSLDSFIFGMFSFRIKFTHHH; encoded by the exons ATGATCATGTACTTTACGAAGGGGTTTCTCCTTCTACACACATTGCTTGTATTCCTAATTCCCCAGTTTGACACTTTACAAGACATCTTAACCATCAGCAATCCCATCAGAGATGGTGGTGACCCTCTAGTCTCTAACGGAGAAACCTTTGCACTTGGTTTCTTTAGTCCCGGAGAGTCCACCAACCGCTATGTTGGCATTTGGTTTTATAAAGCTCCTGAACAACCCGTGGTATGGGTTGCAAACAGAGACAATCCTATCAATGATAATTCCGGGGTTTTCTCAATTAATCTTCATGGAAACCTAGTGCTCTATGGCGAGGACCAAAAACAACCCATTTGGTCCACAAATATTGTcacaaaatcaaacaacaatACTACTTTTGCTCGGCTCATTCATTCAGGAAATCTAATGTTGTTGATTAATGAAACAAGTGAGGTGCTATGGGAAAGCTTTAACAATCCAACTGATACATTACTTCCAGGCATGAAACTTGGGTTAGATCGAATGAAGGGTCTAAATCGAATTCTAACATCTTGGAAGGCCAAAGATGATCCAGGAATTGGCAATTGCTCCTTCATTCTCAATACCAATAGCTCCTACCCAGAGTTGTTTTTGTATAAAGGTAATATTTTGTGGTGGCGTTCTGGTCATTGGAATGGTATTGGATGGAGTGGAATACCGACATCGTCAAGTAATGATTCGGTcatgaattttaatttatttgacaACCAGCATGAGACTTCTACAATTTGGGGTTTACGTTACCCAGACGTTTCATTATTGTCAAGATTAGTGGTGAATGGATCTGGATCAATTCAACGCTTTGTGAGTGAAATTTCAGATCAAGAATGGGACATTCTTGGGACAGTTCCATTGGACCGGTGTGACAATTATGGGAGGTGTGGTGCATTTGGTAAGTGTCAAGTTCAAAATGGTACTGAATTTGAATGCACATGTCTACCTGGGTTTGAACCAAGATCACCAAGTGAATGGTCTGCGAGAAATGCGACGAGTGGGTGTGTGAAGAAGCATGGGAGGGCATCCATTTGCAAGAGTGGTGAAGAGTTTGTGAAGGTGGAAAATGTGAAGCTTCCGGATAGTTCATTTGCACGAGTCGATGAGAAGCTGAGTTTGAAGGAGTGTGAGCAAAAATGCTTGGAGAATTGTTCTTGCACGGCGTATGGGGGAGTAGATGTGAAAGAGGAAGTTGGTTGCATGAGATGGTATGGTGAATTGATGGATACAAGAGTATTGGATGGGGGCCAAAATTTGTATGTACGTGTTGATGCATTTGAGCTAG ATCATTTCAAGGGATTCTTTGCCAACAAGAGGAGGCAGGCAATTATGATACTGGCTCTGGTTGTTACTTCATTACTAATTTTCCTCTGTGCGCATTGTTTaataaagaggaaaagaaaag GGAAGAGGCAAAGCTTTGACTCTAGTAACTTCGAAGACTTTCCAAGTAGAAGAGAATTCGATGGATCTAAAAGAAATTCAAGTTTTCCAGTATTTGACCTGAGGACCATCATTGCAGCCACAGATAACTTCTCTACTGCTAACGAGCTTGGCAAAGGTGGTTTTGGCTCGGTTTATAAG ggtttgttGCAAAACAGAATGGAAATAGCAGTAAAAAGACTATCAAAATACTCAGGACAAGGAGTGGAAGAGTTCAAAAATGAAGTTGCACTTATTGCTAAACTCCAACATAGGAACCTCGTGAGAATCTTAGGTTGTTGCATTCAAGGAGAAGAGAAGATGTTAGTCTATGAGTACTTGCCTAATAAAAGCTtagactcttttatttttggtatgtTCTCTTTTCGCATAAAATTCACTCATCATCACTAG